In Xiphophorus maculatus strain JP 163 A chromosome 2, X_maculatus-5.0-male, whole genome shotgun sequence, one genomic interval encodes:
- the slc17a6 gene encoding vesicular glutamate transporter 2, with protein sequence MEPGKEKAFPIKEGVKQIAGKALGKLYRRLEKRQQTGEAIELTEDGRPREDQERKAPLCDCTCFGLPRRYIIAMLSGLGFCISFGIRCNLGVAIVSMVNNSTIHQNGKIIVKEKAQFNWDPETVGLIHGSFFWGYIITQIPGGYISSRLAANRVFGAAIVLTSILNMFIPSAARTHYGCVICLRILQGLVEGVTYPACHGIWSKWAPPLERSRLATLSFCGSYAGAVVAMPLAGILVQYTGWSSVFYVYGTFGIFWYMFWILVSYESPAEHPTITEEERRYIEESIGESAQLMGAAEKFKTPWRKFFSSMPVYAIIVANFCRSWTFYLLLISQPAYFEEVFGFEISKVGALSALPHLVMTIIVPLGGQLADYLRTHNIMSTTNVRKIMNCGGFGMEATLLLVVGYSHSKGVAISFLVLAVGFSGFAISGFNVNHLDIAPRYASILMGISNGVGTLSGMVCPLIVGAMTKHKTREEWQYVFLIASLVHYGGVVFYGIFASGEKQPWADPEETSEEKCGFIDEDELAEETGDITQSYGAMGGPAKSYGATAQLNGGWVQDWDKTEEYVQEPAGKMYTQRGYS encoded by the exons ATGGAGCCAGGGAAGGAGAAGGCATTCCCCATCAAAGAGGGGGTTAAACAGATCGCAGGAAAGGCCTTGGGGAAACTGTACAG GAGGCTGGAGAAGCGGCAGCAGACAGGTGAGGCCATCGAGCTGACGGAGGATGGGCGACCCAGGGAGGACCAGGAGCGCAAGGCTCCGCTGTGTGACTGCACCTGCTTCGGGCTTCCGCGCAGATACATCATCGCCATGCTGAGCGGGCTCGGCTTCTGCATCTCCTTCGGTATCCGCTGTAACCTGGGTGTGGCCATCGTCAGCATGGTGAACAACAGCACGATTCATCAGAACGGCAAGATCATCGTCAAAGAG aaagcACAATTCAACTGGGACCCGGAGACCGTGGGATTGATCCATGGCTCTTTCTTCTGGGGCTACATAATAACTCAGATTCCAGGAGGCTATATTTCCTCCAGACTGGCTGCAAACAG GGTTTTCGGTGCTGCCATTGTCCTGACATCCATCCTGAACATGTTCATCCCCTCTGCCGCCCGTACGCACTACGGATGCGTAATTTGCTTAAGGATACTGCAAGGTTTGGTGGAG GGCGTGACTTACCCAGCCTGCCATGGCATATGGAGTAAATGGGCCCCACCGCTGGAAAGAAGTCGTCTGGCAACTCTCTCCTTTTGCG GATCGTACGCTGGTGCAGTGGTGGCCATGCCTTTGGCTGGGATCCTGGTCCAGTACACAGGATGGTCTTCAGTCTTCTACGTGTACG GAACCTTTGGAATATTCTGGTACATGTTCTGGATTCTGGTGTCGTACGAGAGCCCGGCGGAGCACCCCACCATCACCGAAGAGGAGCGCCGCTACATTGAGGAGAGCATCGGTGAAAGTGCCCAGCTCATGGGCGCTGCAGAA AAATTTAAGACCCCGTGGAGGAAGTTCTTCTCCTCCATGCCTGTCTATGCAATCATTGTGGCCAATTTCTGCAGGAGCTGGACTTTTTACCTGCTGCTCATCAGCCAGCCTGCATACTTTGAAGAAGTTTTTGGTTTTGAGATCAGCAAG GTTGGAGCGCTGTCAGCTCTCCCTCACCTGGTCATGACCATCATTGTGCCTTTAGGAGGCCAGTTAGCAGACTACCTACGAACCCACAACATCATGTCCACCACTAACGTCCGTAAAATCATGAACTGTGGCG GGTTTGGTATGGAAGCAACGCTCCTACTAGTGGTCGGATACTCTCACAGTAAAGGTGTGGCCATCTCCTTCCTGGTGCTGGCAGTGGGCTTTAGTGGATTTGCAATATCAg GGTTTAATGTGAACCATCTAGACATCGCTCCCCGCTATGCCAGCATCCTCATGGGCATTTCTAATGGTGTGGGAACTCTGTCAGGCATGGTCTGCCCACTCATTGTGGGAGCAATGACAAAGCACAAG ACCCGCGAGGAGTGGCAGTATGTCTTCCTCATTGCCTCCCTTGTGCATTACGGAGGTGTGGTGTTCTATGGCATCTTTGCCTCTGGGGAGAAGCAGCCATGGGCCGACCCTGAGGAAACCAGTGAGGAGAAATGTGGCTTCATAGACGAGGACGAGCTGGCCGAGGAGACGGGCGACATTACGCAGAGCTACGGCGCCATGGGTGGCCCGGCCAAAAGCTACGGGGCGACGGCGCAGCTCAACGGAGGCTGGGTGCAAGATTGGGA